The Crocosphaera subtropica ATCC 51142 genome includes a window with the following:
- a CDS encoding efflux RND transporter permease subunit, with amino-acid sequence MSELKEDFRSNNNGHNTSVNGKKTSRLERFFFLNTIFAILLTLLMVVGGLLGYFSMTKQSNPDIDIAVATVTTTWPGADPQTIEQQVTSEIETEITSVENVKEVQSASYAGFSVINVEFTSQADPDEAIEELRQGVAQAEPELPEEAEQPVVEQISVNDAPILTLALFGDIDQTVISQTAEDIQDNLEQVAGVSEVNLGGAREEVINVQMNPFRLATLGISPTTVATEIRNANRDVPLSEIESDLIGSQVRFYARFRSVEALQDLPIARLEGRVVRLSELAEVRRELDQEETRAFISTQGEAYQPVVSVGIKKVPGQDSIEVIERVLEAMEQIEQNPNLWPRGMEYQIIADESDIIWEQLGNLFTNALQAMAAVFVVLFIALSWREALIAGLSIPLTFLGALAVLWLTGQTLNNMVLIGMVLALGILVDVFILVMEGMHEFIFAEGLSFNQAALKTVKTYAPPAFAGQLTTILALFPLLAISGTLGKFIELLPYTAIICLVLSFVIAILIDIPLSRYLLGNMRSVEKKSTIDRLSQAASARWMNWSLNYTVRNKKTAWAWVLGTIALFFCFMTLFSQISVEFFPRGDQRNFSVNVELPPTTTLDVSQEVADDLGEILREKDYLDSVIKYTGQRSNLVASGELQPTQGSYLVGFSGTFLPENQRERLSFEYLDDLRNELQKAVNQYPGASLVLNAQQAGESGDPIQIEITGSELSQLREISQQVQMTLRQIPGATDVRDNLGALQPDLRLIPKREELSFYDLSEEELASQAQYYMRAVDIGDFVIGGNEEDLEILLSTAWPSRNGEVGGPTRRDELLSARFFTSNPEEEVISAGAVIEAVQAEAPLSITRRGGQRTVTVLAKNENRTTGEILADLQPKLQEIQESWPQGYDYTFGGETEDQAETFGSAGQALALAIFLVFAVLVLQLGSFRQPFIILLTIPFALIGTVGGFFLADIAFSFTAFIGIIALVGIVVNDAIVMVDTMNSYQQEGIKLRLAAAKGVADRLRPVLTTSITTIIGLIPLALSDPTWMPLCSAIIFGLVAATVIALVVIPCLYLLFTPRTQST; translated from the coding sequence ATGAGTGAGTTAAAAGAAGATTTCAGAAGCAATAATAATGGACATAATACCTCAGTCAATGGCAAAAAAACCTCCCGATTAGAACGATTTTTCTTTTTAAACACTATTTTTGCTATTTTATTAACCTTGCTCATGGTGGTGGGGGGTCTTTTGGGTTATTTTTCCATGACCAAACAGTCTAACCCTGATATTGATATTGCCGTTGCCACCGTCACTACCACCTGGCCAGGAGCCGACCCCCAAACCATAGAACAACAAGTTACTTCTGAAATTGAAACAGAAATTACTTCAGTAGAAAATGTCAAAGAGGTTCAAAGTGCTTCTTATGCAGGGTTTTCGGTGATTAATGTCGAATTTACGTCCCAGGCCGACCCCGATGAAGCGATCGAAGAATTACGGCAAGGGGTCGCCCAAGCCGAACCCGAATTACCTGAAGAGGCAGAGCAACCCGTAGTAGAACAAATTTCCGTCAATGATGCCCCTATCCTTACCTTAGCCTTGTTTGGGGACATTGATCAAACGGTGATTTCTCAAACAGCAGAGGACATTCAAGACAATTTAGAACAGGTGGCAGGGGTCAGTGAGGTGAACCTAGGGGGAGCGCGAGAAGAGGTCATTAATGTGCAAATGAACCCCTTTCGTTTAGCCACGTTGGGCATTTCTCCCACAACGGTTGCCACAGAAATTCGTAATGCTAACCGAGATGTCCCCCTCTCAGAGATAGAAAGTGATTTAATTGGGTCACAGGTACGCTTTTATGCTCGTTTTCGCAGTGTAGAAGCATTACAAGATTTACCCATCGCTCGTTTAGAGGGGCGAGTAGTACGCCTCAGTGAACTGGCAGAGGTGCGTCGAGAACTTGACCAAGAAGAAACCCGTGCCTTTATTAGTACCCAAGGAGAAGCTTATCAACCTGTGGTGAGTGTAGGTATTAAAAAAGTACCTGGACAAGATTCGATTGAGGTTATTGAACGGGTTTTAGAGGCTATGGAGCAAATTGAGCAAAATCCGAATCTGTGGCCCAGAGGCATGGAATATCAAATTATTGCCGATGAATCGGATATTATTTGGGAACAGTTGGGCAATTTATTTACCAATGCCTTGCAAGCTATGGCCGCCGTGTTTGTGGTGCTGTTTATTGCTCTTTCTTGGCGTGAAGCCTTAATTGCCGGGTTATCCATTCCCTTAACCTTTTTGGGAGCGTTAGCGGTGTTATGGTTAACCGGACAAACCCTCAATAATATGGTACTCATTGGTATGGTCTTGGCCTTGGGTATCTTGGTGGATGTTTTCATTTTGGTGATGGAAGGGATGCACGAGTTTATCTTTGCTGAGGGACTGTCTTTTAACCAAGCTGCGTTAAAAACCGTTAAAACTTACGCACCACCCGCTTTTGCAGGACAATTGACCACCATTTTAGCCCTATTTCCCTTACTGGCCATTAGCGGTACTTTGGGAAAGTTTATTGAATTGTTACCCTACACCGCAATTATTTGTTTAGTCCTCAGTTTTGTTATTGCCATTTTAATTGATATTCCTCTGTCTCGTTACTTGTTAGGCAATATGAGAAGCGTTGAAAAAAAATCAACCATTGACCGTTTAAGTCAAGCCGCGTCTGCTCGTTGGATGAATTGGAGTCTTAATTATACCGTTAGAAATAAAAAAACGGCTTGGGCTTGGGTATTAGGAACCATTGCCCTCTTTTTCTGTTTCATGACCTTATTTAGTCAAATTTCCGTGGAATTTTTTCCCAGAGGCGATCAACGCAACTTTAGTGTCAATGTGGAACTACCCCCCACCACAACCCTAGACGTTTCCCAAGAAGTAGCCGACGACCTAGGAGAAATTTTACGAGAAAAAGACTATCTTGACAGCGTGATTAAATATACAGGACAGCGCAGTAATTTAGTGGCATCAGGGGAACTACAACCCACTCAAGGCAGTTATCTAGTGGGTTTTTCAGGTACGTTCCTTCCTGAAAACCAACGGGAACGGCTATCCTTTGAATATTTAGATGATTTACGCAACGAATTACAAAAAGCCGTTAATCAATATCCGGGCGCCTCTTTAGTCTTAAATGCTCAACAAGCAGGGGAAAGTGGGGACCCTATTCAAATTGAAATTACCGGCAGTGAATTAAGCCAACTCAGGGAAATTTCTCAACAAGTGCAAATGACCCTCAGACAAATACCTGGGGCGACCGATGTGCGAGATAATTTAGGAGCCTTGCAACCTGACCTTAGATTAATTCCCAAGCGAGAAGAACTGTCATTTTATGATCTCAGTGAAGAAGAACTGGCTTCTCAAGCTCAATATTATATGCGAGCGGTAGATATTGGTGATTTTGTCATCGGTGGCAATGAGGAAGACTTAGAAATTCTCCTTAGCACTGCTTGGCCGTCCCGTAACGGCGAAGTGGGGGGACCCACCCGTCGAGATGAGTTATTATCGGCCCGTTTCTTTACCTCAAACCCAGAGGAAGAAGTGATTTCCGCAGGAGCAGTGATTGAAGCAGTCCAAGCCGAAGCCCCTTTATCTATTACCCGTCGCGGAGGACAGCGCACTGTTACCGTCTTGGCAAAGAATGAAAATCGCACTACTGGGGAAATTTTAGCGGATTTACAGCCCAAATTACAAGAAATACAAGAATCTTGGCCCCAAGGCTATGATTATACTTTCGGGGGAGAAACGGAAGACCAAGCGGAAACCTTTGGCTCTGCCGGTCAAGCGTTAGCTTTAGCTATTTTTCTCGTCTTTGCAGTGCTGGTGTTACAACTGGGATCATTTCGTCAACCCTTTATCATTTTACTGACCATCCCCTTTGCATTGATAGGAACCGTTGGGGGCTTTTTCCTGGCAGATATCGCCTTTTCCTTTACCGCTTTTATTGGGATTATTGCTTTAGTGGGAATTGTGGTCAATGATGCGATCGTCATGGTTGATACCATGAATAGTTATCAACAAGAAGGAATAAAATTACGTTTAGCCGCAGCCAAAGGGGTTGCTGACCGTTTAAGACCTGTGCTAACCACCAGTATTACCACGATTATCGGGTTAATTCCTCTAGCTTTGAGTGATCCCACTTGGATGCCTTTATGTAGTGCGATTATCTTCGGTTTAGTGGCGGCTACAGTCATTGCTTTAGTGGTTATTCCTTGTTTGTACCTTTTGTTCACTCCCAGGACTCAATCAACGTGA
- a CDS encoding efflux RND transporter periplasmic adaptor subunit — translation MNHQTHNPLPSNIPPSRPQKSNDTEQFLDKNLPSEYKETPKSSDKKEQKRNIKKLWWLLPVFGLLFVLGGVTVIRLRDNDQPVTVTETVSLSVQVATATREPLRAWISSEGSVRAVDYQHLTFDTEGDVTYLANQDGRRLREGDRVTKGQLLARIDDRELTADVTQAQAAIAEARQNRAAATADVAQARAQVAQARSQVQEAQAQLQNAQAARRLAATSLERYRTLVEEGAVAEIEFDERQNTLEDAQAGVQSAQAGVQSAQQQVEAAQAQVQAAQQQVEAQTSAITTAEARLSQAEVALEGASIYAPFNGIIAYLNISEGEYFSPQIVTSQLGGDYQGILERIPMVIIDPSQYEVMVDLAGPTGEQVEAGQNAVIASETQVNTAATSQQTLITNARARGEVFAVNPAISPGGRAIEATIRLNPSTTETLRHGEQVLTWIAVSENPNAVTVPIDAIVRRDRIPYVFVVNEAENIVEQREVELGITGITQQGIITGVTPGELVVTEGHNRLVDGASVEVINQGR, via the coding sequence TGATACTGAGCAATTTCTAGACAAAAATCTACCCTCAGAATACAAAGAAACTCCGAAAAGCTCTGATAAAAAAGAGCAGAAAAGAAATATTAAAAAACTATGGTGGTTATTGCCAGTATTTGGTTTATTATTCGTCCTAGGGGGAGTCACAGTTATTCGTCTTCGAGACAATGATCAGCCTGTCACTGTCACCGAAACAGTTTCCCTTTCAGTACAGGTTGCCACCGCGACACGGGAACCCCTCCGGGCTTGGATCTCCAGTGAAGGCAGTGTTAGAGCCGTAGACTATCAACATCTTACCTTTGACACAGAAGGGGATGTTACCTATCTGGCTAACCAAGACGGTAGAAGACTGCGAGAAGGCGATCGCGTAACAAAAGGACAATTATTAGCTCGCATTGATGATCGCGAACTCACCGCAGATGTCACCCAAGCCCAAGCTGCGATCGCCGAAGCCCGACAAAACAGGGCGGCCGCCACTGCAGACGTAGCTCAAGCTCGCGCCCAGGTTGCTCAAGCGCGATCGCAAGTACAAGAAGCCCAAGCCCAACTACAAAATGCTCAAGCAGCCCGAAGATTAGCAGCAACCAGTTTAGAACGGTATCGAACCCTCGTAGAAGAGGGTGCAGTGGCTGAAATCGAATTTGATGAACGTCAAAACACCTTAGAAGATGCTCAAGCAGGGGTTCAGTCGGCTCAAGCAGGAGTGCAGTCAGCCCAGCAACAAGTAGAAGCAGCCCAAGCTCAAGTACAAGCAGCCCAACAACAGGTAGAAGCCCAAACCTCCGCCATTACCACAGCCGAAGCCCGATTATCTCAAGCAGAGGTAGCTTTAGAAGGAGCCAGTATTTATGCACCTTTTAATGGCATTATTGCCTATCTCAATATTTCAGAAGGAGAATATTTCTCTCCACAAATCGTTACCTCTCAACTCGGGGGAGATTATCAAGGGATTTTAGAACGTATTCCCATGGTTATTATTGATCCGAGTCAATACGAGGTCATGGTAGATTTAGCCGGGCCTACAGGGGAACAAGTGGAAGCCGGTCAAAACGCTGTGATTGCCTCAGAAACCCAAGTCAATACTGCGGCTACATCTCAACAGACCTTAATTACTAACGCTCGCGCTAGGGGTGAAGTCTTTGCCGTTAACCCTGCCATTAGTCCGGGGGGACGAGCCATAGAAGCCACCATTCGTCTTAATCCAAGCACCACCGAAACCCTACGACATGGAGAACAGGTGTTAACTTGGATCGCTGTGTCGGAAAACCCCAACGCTGTCACTGTTCCCATCGATGCCATTGTACGACGCGATCGCATTCCTTATGTATTCGTGGTGAACGAAGCAGAAAATATTGTCGAGCAGCGAGAGGTAGAATTAGGCATTACAGGCATTACCCAACAGGGAATTATCACAGGGGTAACACCTGGGGAGTTAGTGGTCACGGAAGGACACAACCGACTGGTGGACGGGGCGAGTGTTGAAGTGATTAACCAAGGTAGATAA